A genomic window from Candidatus Zixiibacteriota bacterium includes:
- a CDS encoding TIGR02530 family flagellar biosynthesis protein has translation MSYGQAMRIGNYQRPVDLIEIANRGKAAPQEARPSDVSFKDMFSRELASNRKLTFSRHAQERLFSRNITLSEETVNGIADAIDKAELKGSKETLVLSDEAAFVVSVKNRTVITAFDRDNLREGVVTAIDSAVII, from the coding sequence ATGAGTTACGGACAGGCAATGCGAATCGGCAATTATCAAAGACCGGTTGATTTGATAGAAATCGCCAACCGGGGTAAGGCGGCGCCGCAAGAGGCCCGCCCGAGCGATGTATCCTTCAAAGATATGTTCTCACGCGAACTGGCCTCCAACCGCAAGCTCACGTTTTCCAGGCATGCCCAGGAACGCCTGTTTTCGCGTAATATCACCTTGTCGGAAGAGACGGTCAATGGCATCGCCGACGCGATCGACAAGGCCGAGCTGAAAGGCTCAAAAGAAACGCTGGTTCTCTCCGATGAAGCGGCCTTCGTCGTCTCCGTAAAAAACCGCACCGTCATAACCGCCTTCGATAGAGACAATCTGCGCGAAGGTGTCGTGACAGCTATCGATTCGGCAGTGATAATATGA